The genomic stretch ATAATCCCAAGGGGGCTTTTTACGTCTTTCCTAATTTCACCTCAGTCTTGGGTAGGACATACAAGGGAAAGAAGATAGATACATCCACGGCCCTTACCGGCCTTCTCCTTGAGGAATTTCACACTGCGGTGGTGCCCGGCATCGAATTTGGGAAAGAAGGTTACCTGAGACTCTCCTTTGCCACCTCTATGGAAGTGATCAAAAAGGGGTTCGACCGGATAAAGAAAGCAATAGGCTCCTTGGAGTAAAGTCCTGCGGACAAAAGGCGCCGGACATCCAAGGATCCGTCAGTCCGCTCTGCCCCTGCTTAGGATAACTTTTTGTTGGTCTTTATGTATTCAAAGTAGTCGGAAAGGATCTTTCCGTGGTCAAATACAATGGGGTCGGGCAGACTCTCTTTCCTGAATACCTTCGCCCGTTTCGCGTCGTCCGCGCCTTCCAGGGTACCTTCCCCATCGCCAATGAAGACCACTGTGACGGTGTGAAAACGAGGGTCGCGATCAGGCTTGGAATAGACATGGAACTGCTCGGTCAGTGTCACATTCAGGGATGTCTCTTCCTTTGCCTCCCTGGATGCGGCTTCTTCCACGGATTCGCCAATCTCCACAAACCCCCCAGGCAGCGCCCATCCCTTCGGATGGTGCTTACGCTCAATAAGAACGATGCCATCCCGATACCTGATGATAATATCAACTGTGAGTAGTGGGGTTTTTATCTCACCCATAGGCGTACTCCTTATCTATTTCGTGCCCCCAATCAGTTCGGGGCAGGAACCGGGGAATTGAGACGCTTAGCATAAATCACCTAAGAATATTCCCGGTCCCATCAAACACAGGGCCTTTCTCAGGCGCATTTCACAGCGTATTTTATGTTGGAATTGCTACCGGACCCTTTACAATTCTATACCATCTATGATAAGCATCTTTCAACCATGGAGTTCGACTGCATCATCGACAGCCATACCCACTGGGGTCCCTCCCTGACCCTCGGGACGGAAGTGACTACACAGGAACTAAGGAAACAGCAGGAAGATTCCGGCGTATCTCATGTAGTGATAATACCTTTTCCTTCTACGGCTATTGCCGGCAATGATATAAATATCGATGTGTTTTGCGAGGCGGAGCGCCGGGAAGGGTTCATACCGTATCATTACATAAGGGAGAACTACGATGCCGCAGGTTTTGAACCCGTACCCGAAGGTTATTTTGGCGGTAAATGGCACTGGATGAGGGGATGGCAGGATTCTGCTTCAAATTATGACGTACTGAAAGACCCAAGTCTTCCCGCACTTATACGGAAACTCACAAAGACCGGCAAGCCCGTTATTTTTGAGGAGGAACTTGCTTTCACCGAGAAATTCGCGGAGATGGCGTGTGACCTGAGACTTATAATTCCGCACTTGGGTATGCTGGGAGGCAATCCATTGGATTTTCTGGCACGCTTTAAAGCCAACCCTTCCGTTTACTTTGATACGGCCCTTGCGTCGAAGGATACTATCTTAAAATTCGTAGAAACTATAGGACCGGAAAGGGTTCTTTTCGGATCCGACGTTCCCTTCGGGAACATGCAAAATGAACTCGGCAAAATCCTTAATCTCCCGATCTCTTTTAGGGATAAAGAACTGATGCTTTCGAAAAATCTGATCCGCCTCACCGCTTGGCGTACCACGAGGTGAGACGTAAACCTCCACTAATGACAGAGAAAGATGCGGCGTTAGATCGTCCTGATTTATTTTACCACGTAGCTTAATCGTTTGATTGATAGCCAGCATCAATTTTTCTCTGTCCTTGGTATCTGTCGAAATTGATCGAAACTCTCGCTGATAAGTTGCAGTTGATTTTCACTCCAGACGAAGACGGTAGTTTTCCAGTTTAACTGGAGAACTACCGTTCGAACTTGACCGTGATGCTTGTTCCTTTAATCTCTGCGGGTCTAATTCCCCGCCCCTTGGGGTACTTCCTAATAGTCAGTCGTAAACACGGGACCCCGCAGTTTGCGGCGGGGAGGTCCTAAGGCTTCGGTGTAACCTGACCTTACAGTACAGTACCGCGCAAACGGTGGTATCTAATCCAAGCGGCCGGCTTCTATTTCAAAGTACTGTGGCGGTATCTGACCCAAACCTTGGCCGCTACCACAACTCCCACGGCCAGCACAAGCTGTACGCCGTAATCAAGGATGCGGCTGGGATGTCCAAATTTGTGCACCATCCATGGATCGCTCATGATCATCTCCCCTGCGACCCTTCCGAGGATGGCTGCTCCGATCAAGACGATTACAGGAAAACGATCCATGAGTTTGGTAATGATGTTGCTTGCAAAGACCACTATGGGGATGCTGGTAGCAAGGCCGATCACAAGAAGGGCCAAATCGCCTCTTGCTGCTCCCGCGACCCCTAGGACATTGTCGAGGCTCATTACAAGGTCGGCCATGAGTATGGTGATGATGGCCTGCCTGAGTCCGCTGACCTCCTTCGCGTTCTCTTCTTCCTCTTCAGGTAGGATAAGCTTGAAAGCGATCCAGAGGATGAGCAAACCTCCCGCGAGCTTCACAAAAGATATCTCGAGGAGCTTCGCGGCTACAAAAGTCAGAATGACTCTGAGTATTACCGCTCCTGCTGTACCGAGCATGATGCCCCACTGCCTTTGCTTGTGAGGGAGGGAGCGAACCGCCATAGCGATCACCACGGCGTTATCTCCCGAGAGGATGATGTTTATGAAGATGATTTCAAGAAGCCCTTGGAAAAATGTTGCATTGCCCATATTGCTTAAAAAGTCCATGACTGCCTCCGGTGTGGTTCACAAAGAATTACGAATGAGCTATAATACATTTATGCAAGTCCTTTGTCAACCGAAGACGGCTTCCTTTCTCTCCCTCCCATCGGGATACAAAAAATGACTGTGACCGCATCGGCGGTTTATGATATTCTCTTCAAGTAATAATATATGGAATCAGTCTTGTTGAGCGCAAAACGACCATCGGTTTACGAGGCCTAAAAGCGGTAACCGGAAAGTAATTATCTCTTAATGACGAAGAAGCCCAATCCTAAAATTGTTATAGCCGCTGTGATTGAGAAAGACGGCCGCATACTTATTGCAAAGAGAAATAGAGGAAAACAGCATCCCGGTAAATGGGAGTTTCCAGGTGGCACGCTTGAAGAGGGAGAAACCAACGAGGAGTGCCTGAAACGTGAACTTGAAGAGGAACTCGGTACGATAGCAGAGGTCGGTGATTTTATTTGCTCAAGCGAGTATAGGTACACATCCGATTATACAATCAAGCTCCTGGCCTACCGGGCGTATGTGCTTAATGATTCATTCAGCCTAAACGCTCACGAAGAGGTGCGATGGGTTAGACCCCCTGACCTTGCCGGTTACGACTTCCCTGAAGCGGATAAATCTATTATAGAAGAACTTGTAAGAAGGGGCGACCAGTAGCTCCCAGCAAAATCACAGGCTACAGAA from Syntrophobacterales bacterium encodes the following:
- a CDS encoding amidohydrolase family protein, with the protein product MLELLPDPLQFYTIYDKHLSTMEFDCIIDSHTHWGPSLTLGTEVTTQELRKQQEDSGVSHVVIIPFPSTAIAGNDINIDVFCEAERREGFIPYHYIRENYDAAGFEPVPEGYFGGKWHWMRGWQDSASNYDVLKDPSLPALIRKLTKTGKPVIFEEELAFTEKFAEMACDLRLIIPHLGMLGGNPLDFLARFKANPSVYFDTALASKDTILKFVETIGPERVLFGSDVPFGNMQNELGKILNLPISFRDKELMLSKNLIRLTAWRTTR
- a CDS encoding NUDIX hydrolase, with the translated sequence MGEIKTPLLTVDIIIRYRDGIVLIERKHHPKGWALPGGFVEIGESVEEAASREAKEETSLNVTLTEQFHVYSKPDRDPRFHTVTVVFIGDGEGTLEGADDAKRAKVFRKESLPDPIVFDHGKILSDYFEYIKTNKKLS
- a CDS encoding (deoxy)nucleoside triphosphate pyrophosphohydrolase, which gives rise to MTKKPNPKIVIAAVIEKDGRILIAKRNRGKQHPGKWEFPGGTLEEGETNEECLKRELEEELGTIAEVGDFICSSEYRYTSDYTIKLLAYRAYVLNDSFSLNAHEEVRWVRPPDLAGYDFPEADKSIIEELVRRGDQ
- a CDS encoding TerC family protein — protein: MDFLSNMGNATFFQGLLEIIFINIILSGDNAVVIAMAVRSLPHKQRQWGIMLGTAGAVILRVILTFVAAKLLEISFVKLAGGLLILWIAFKLILPEEEEENAKEVSGLRQAIITILMADLVMSLDNVLGVAGAARGDLALLVIGLATSIPIVVFASNIITKLMDRFPVIVLIGAAILGRVAGEMIMSDPWMVHKFGHPSRILDYGVQLVLAVGVVVAAKVWVRYRHSTLK